The following proteins are co-located in the Procambarus clarkii isolate CNS0578487 chromosome 16, FALCON_Pclarkii_2.0, whole genome shotgun sequence genome:
- the LOC138365362 gene encoding uncharacterized protein, producing the protein MVQTILLGMEQTTLLGMEQTTLLGMEQTTLLGLVQTTLLGMEQTTLLGMEQTTLLGMEQTTLLGLVQTTLLGMEQTTLLGMEQTTLLGMEQTTLLGMEQTTLLGMEQTTLLGMEQTTLLGMEQTTLLVMVQTTLLGMVQTTLLGMEQTTLLGME; encoded by the coding sequence ATGGTACAAACTATTCTCCTTGGCATGGAACAAACTACTCTCCTTGGCATGGAACAAACTACTCTCCTTGGCATGGAACAAACTACTCTCCTAGGTCTGGTACAAACTACTCTCCTAGGCATGGAACAAACTACTCTCCTAGGCATGGAACAAACTACTCTCCTTGGCATGGAACAAACTACTCTCCTAGGTCTGGTACAAACTACTCTCCTAGGCATGGAACAAACTACTCTCCTAGGCATGGAACAAACTACTCTCCTAGGCATGGAACAAACTACTCTCCTAGGCATGGAACAAACTACTCTCCTAGGCATGGAACAAACTACTCTCCTTGGCATGGAACAAACTACTCTCCTTGGCATGGAACAAACTACTCTCCTAGTCATGGTACAAACTACTCTCCTAGGCATGGTACAAACTACTCTCCTAGGCATGGAACAAACTACTCTCTTAGGCATGGAATAA
- the LOC138365363 gene encoding uncharacterized protein: protein MEQTTLLGMEQTTLLGMEQTTLLGMEQTTLLGMVQTTLLGMVQTTLLDMEQTTLLGMEQTTLLGMEQTTLLGMVQTTLLGLVQTTLLGMEQTTLLGMEQTTLLGMEQTTLLGMEQTTLLGMEQTTLLGMVQSTVLGMEQITVLGMEQITVLGMEQITVLGMEQINGTN from the coding sequence ATGGAACAAACTACTCTCCTAGGCATGGAACAAACTACTCTCCTAGGCATGGAACAAACTACTCTCCTAGGCATGGAACAAACTACTCTCCTAGGCATGGTACAAACTACTCTCCTAGGCATGGTACAAACTACTCTCCTAGACATGGAACAAACTACTCTCCTAGGCATGGAACAAACTACTCTCCTAGGCATGGAACAAACTACTCTCCTAGGCATGGTACAAACTACTCTCCTAGGTCTGGTACAAACTACTCTCCTAGGCATGGAACAAACTACTCTCCTAGGCATGGAACAAACTACTCTCCTAGGCATGGAACAAACTACTCTTCTTGGCATGGAACAAACTACTCTCCTAGGCATGGAACAAACTACTCTCCTAGGCATGGTACAATCCACTGTCCTTGGGATGGAGCAAATCACTGTCCTTGGGATGGAACAAATCACTGTCCTTGGGATGGAACAAATCACTGTCCTTGGGATGGAACAAATTAATGGAACAAATTAA